The following is a genomic window from Plectropomus leopardus isolate mb chromosome 3, YSFRI_Pleo_2.0, whole genome shotgun sequence.
TCTGCTGTTTCCATCTCCtagtgactgaaaaaaatcattaatattaacatcatatatatttataagtTGGTCCATGTGCTGCTACTACCACATTTATATGTACTGTTGGGTAGTAAATGCACTGAATGTGGTGCAGTGGTCATCATCAGTAAAGTTAAGTTCAACTTAACTCCTATTCTGTTGCTTTGCTGTGAATATTTGTTCATTGTAACAACAACAGTTTCGTTTAAGCCTGGAGTGAAACTGTATTTGCCAAGTGAGACTGCGATCACCACGACTTCTGAACACTGTACTGCAGCAGAGGAGCTGAAAATGCTGCTGTGACCCGGATTTGAACCGGGGTTGCTGTGGCCACAACGCAGAGTACTAACCACTATATGATCATGGCAAGCTAGAGCTGGGGCTATTTGAGTCCTATAGTCACTTGATCCAGATCAGTTGGTGACAGAGGAGGACTTGCTGGAggcttttactttgtttttgttatgttaagCTATAATTACATATAGAATATAATCTCAATTGTGAATGAATGTAGGTGAAGGGgaaggttatttatttatttttttttttgaatgactaACAGCCTACTTCGGCCAGTAATCAGACTATGATAGTCGCAGCCTAAGGTAAGCGCATTAACCGAATCACGCCTTAATCTTAAAAAGCAATACTGTGTTTGCAAAAATcaagatcaaaacaaacataaagttATTTGATCGGTAGTGTTCTTTAAAGTTACACTGAGATGTAGCTAGGCTGCACGGTGGCGTTGTGGTTAGcgctgttgcctcacagcaagagggtccctggttcatgGGACATGGGATTTGGTCTGAGagcaggggcccttctgtgtggagtttgcatgttctccctgtttctgcgtgggttctctccaaTGTGTCCGGCTTCCTCCTGCAGTCCAAAGACATTCAGGTCACACTGAtaactctaaattgcccttagttGTGACTGTGAGTgagaaaggttgtctgtctatatatgtcggccctgcgatggtctggtgacctgtccagggtgtaccccgccttccgcctgATTGGCTCCAGGCCCCCTAATGAGGACAAGCagttatggaaaatgaatgaatggttTGTAGCCTTATACAGATGGTATTTACTGTTTAATTTTAGTGACATGTAGTAATAGTAAGTAATATAACATCTCATGTTTACCTTAAGAAAAGTTTTAACATAAATTGTGTACTTATCAAAAGACTGAAACTTGCCTTACATTTACTCCTTGCCTCATGGTCAGTCTTGCTTGTTAAAACAGGAGGCGTGGCTCTATTGGAGTCCACTTTAGATGATATGTAACACTGTTATTGGCTTACAGACATCTCATTAAATAAGTCTGTGCATTTGAGTAAGCAACCTAGAAAAGTTATGTCTGTCTGAATGAATGGGGGATCTAAACAGGCCTTGTGGATGTCTCTGGTCTTTCCATCTCCTGGGGACTCCAAAAGGCacatttgtctgtcttttcatttttatatcacaTGCTGTGCAGGTGCATCCAGTTACCACTGTGATGAAGTTGTCATGCtgggtttgtttttgacttttaattATCTTCCGCCTATGCTTTGTAACTCATATATAATACTGCAGGCTTCAAATCTTTAAATGAACTAAAAATAAGGGTGAAGGTGAGTATAGCActagatataataataatattgcagTAGTTATTAACAACCCATTTAAGTAGAAAAAGTTAGCAGAATAGTCCCTTTCATATgctttaaaattacatattttgatgtcgaaatacatacatttgtattttgcagTTGGTCCATGTGCAGCTAAGTTGAACTACATCTATATGTTTTGTTGGGTAGTAAATGCACCGAATGTGGTGCAGTGTATATATTTAGTTTAGAAATTCCCTATTATGTAGCTTTGTTGTGAATATTTGTACATTGTAACAACAACAGTCTTTTCTAATTCTGGAGTTAATCCTTTTTTTGGGATACCCAGAGCTTCTTCTGACTGTACAGGAGCTGAGGATTGGAAAACACTGCCGTGACCCGGATTCGAACCGGGGTTGCTGCGGCCACAACGCAGAGTACTAACCACTATACGATCACGGCGAGCTAGAGCTAGAGCTATTTATGTCCTCTGAGCACCTGCTACACAACATCGAGAATAGACGGAGGAGGACTCTATTGATTGAGGTTATTACTGTGTTTTGAGCTATAATTACTCAAAGAACATCACCCCATCTCACTTTTCGTCTTAATTAAgcttggaaaacatttttatttttattcagcaTGAACAACGGTGAAgggggaagtttttttttaaatgactaataTGCCTTCTTTGGCTAATAACCCCCCTATGATGCTCACAGCCTAAGGTAAGAACCTTAACTGTTACAAACCCTAATCTTACAGacaatatggtgtttacatcTCGGatcacatataaataaataaatacaaaatgcatgaagttaaataaaaaacccCAGAAGCtagatttttagttttagtgtGCAACTGTAACTGATATCATGGTCGGCCTATAATGTGAGTTTTAAATCGAAGTTTTACACCAAAGCGAGCACTACAATATCACTGTGCCACCCTGATCTGCATCAATTTCACTGGTCCATTTTGGACATGATTTGCATAGCAACAACTAAGCAGCCTACCTGCCTGTTATTTAGGAGGTGAGTGAAACAACTGGAAAATGGTCCTCCTCATGTTTCACTGAAtgacacttaaccctttgacaccaaGAATTTATCtaacaattacctgaaaatttgcaaaagaaaagaaaaataaagaacgcaacaaacaaggaaatgacttgacCCCTAAAGGAAGCtctaaaaaatagatttttttccctcttgaacataattttagcatttttttaaaaaaataattataataataataattataaatactgttttcagtttaaataaaattcttatatctttcttatttctttttttcaggtcacttttcttgtcacctttgtgtcacatttcttgccacgttgctctttgcctttttgccatgttttcaaaataaatggagCCAATCTGCTCcggtttcagagatttaaatgcttgtgagaggtgtctgaacacaaaacatggaaagtGATGATGATCTAGgtatatattataaaatgagGTTTCCAGTAGGTCGAGGCTATATGTTGATGAGTTCATTACAGTGGAACATTTGTACTGTAGCCTTCACATTTTTACCTCCTGCATAATCTGATACATTAAACATATTTGTCagtctctggaaaaaaaaacataatgtgaaataaaccaaacaacaaagCTAGTTTTTGTCAGCTTGATTTTTACTGCAATAGTTATTTAGCAGTAATTATTATTACCACGTTATCAAGTGCTAAATTTATCAAATTagtaaattataatttaaaaaaaaatcatgcaatgTAAAGATTACAATTTTAAATCGGTGATGCTGAAGTTACTCAAACTGGTTTGTATTGCAGAGAAATACATCAACAAATGTAGTCCAACACTTTGGGACCTTCAGACAAAATTGATTCAGTCGCACCTACAACACTTCTCTCTACTCTAATGCCAAACAAATATTGACAGAGCAACTAATCGGTGCTCAATAATTGCCATGTGATGTGAGAAAATGATTCAACCTCTTTCTATGTAAAGTTGAagcaaaaaaatgatataatctGATTATTTGCAAGGAttattatgtgtgtgcatattttacttttttttactcctgGGTTATAAATTATTAACTAATAACTTTGTGCAGGAAAAGACATTATCTTAAGTAACTGATCAAAGACTGTCCTGGTCCAGCCATTCAGATCTTGAGTCCGTCTATACCCAggttgtgtctgtgtgggctGGGACAGGAGCTGGCTGCTGGGGCGGACCGGACAGGGGCAGGCTGTTCCGTCACAGTCCCGAGGGAGCCCCGAGGCTTGGAGACGACGACGTCTGGGCTGGGTGTGACTGAGTGCATGTGCTCATGGGggtgcaggtgtgtgtggttgtggGGCTGATGCTCAGTGTGTCCACTGTCTGCTTTTGCATGGacctgctcctccacagctgcagcctgcagggaACAGAAAAGAGACAGTGTGGCCAACTGTTTGAGTTACTACTGACTGATTACAGGAAACTGTACAAGAACATATGGAAGTAAGTGGTAAGACTGTAAGTAGTGAGAtatcaggaaataaaaaatacaatttatagATTGGCAGATGaattaaaagaattattttgttgttttacaccCATTTCAATGACTGACTGCACTCTTTGGAATTAAAAGTTCTGATCTTGTGTTAAACAGCTCTCAACATAACACATAATTTGTGATTCTACTTGTATGCCGGCTGACATTATTAAATTGGAAACAAATACGGGCTCCAACCCATTTTGCCCTCTGAGGccctaaaaaattaaattcacacTTAGAGGGTGTGGGGACAAATTGCACTAGATCTGGCAACCTTTTGTAGACCACTTTAAGAATCATGCACCAGCCTCCTCCCATAACTAGCCTAGTTTAGACAgaattcacaaaaacatggttGACCTTTCTGACATCCTTCTAAACCCCTGAATACaatattatttatcttttcttgccctttttttccttctttcatcgttctcttttttgttaataacagaagtttatttgtgaaaaatatattttataaaacttgtaaaaaaaaatctatttcagcttctgaaatataaatatttcctCTACATCagcaaactgaatatctttgctTCATGGACAAAACAAGCCATTTAAGGATGTCAACTAGGCTCtgggaaacacttttttctcctttattttttcaaccattttctGACGTTTTATAGACCAGACAACTAATCcattaatcgagaaaataatcTACAGATTGAtcatgttagtgtgtgttagCCCTAATCTGAACTCAGGTACCTGAGGTTCGTAGATCTCACACTTCACCTCTACAGGCTTTCGGGTCTGAAATGAGCTGGCCTTCTTTCCGACAGGGAGTCTCATTTCAAATTGGTCGTCGTGGGCCATGTGTGTGCCCAAACAGAAGCCTCTATGCTGggagaaaagaaatcaagaatAGCTGATTCTGACTTTAGAGTTTGGGTGGAACGAAGAGCAAGTACACAAAATCATGTATTTAAACACTATTAATACACTGgtacgtgtttgtgtgtcttacTGCAAACTGACAGTCCATTGGTTGGCAGTTACTTAGTTcactttcttctgttttctttgaacACACTGTCTCCACAATGGTGAATTCCACAAAGTAGGATGGACCAACAACCCACtgacaaagccaaaaaaaaaaaaaaagagaagtgtaATCCTATTTGTaatcattattttcaattttgtaaTTGATTTACTGCAGTTTCTCCCCAAAAGTAAGAATTTATAATTGATTAGTTTGGAAGGTTTTAGATGTAGTTCATCAGTAAACTTCAAAGCTTATTCTTTCTTACTCTGCTGGTCATGAAAACATACAATCAGTCAGACAATACTGCAACACATATAACACCAAAACTCAtcactaatgttttttttaaagaaattttaaagattttttttcgtAACCTGTGAACTGGCTCTGTTAATGTTCTCCAGAGTAAAGTAGTTGGCGAGGCTGCTCTCCTCATTGAACCTCTGCAGGGACAGATTGGCTGTCTCTTTGACGATGGGCTCGTTCAGGTTTTCGGCTGTGGGGCAGTCCGGACACACAGCCACCACTGCAGTGGCGGGAACTAAAGAAACAAGAATGAACAGGGTCAAAGGGCTGAGGTGATTTGTACAATCACAGGTACTCTTTCCCTAACCTCCATCATCAACTGTTTTCATCTATGTGCAGCATCCCTCTTTTTCCCAAGAAGTTCTTCTTCACTCGCTAAACTTAAATACTTCCAAGTGTGTGAAGTAAATGAATGTGGTATAGTTAATTAAGCCTATGTGAACCTTCATGTTACATTAGTTTGTTGTGATTGTTTGTATATTGTAAGAACAAtagattaatttaataattctttGTCTTGCTATAAGATGGCACTTAGGTTTGAGTTTGACTTTTGTTAGGTTTAGGTGCCAAATCAaggtggttatgtttagaaaaagattgtgttttgcATTAAAGTAAGTATTCTTATTTTGCGACAAATTGTGAAATAGGCTAAGCATGTTACGACAACGGTCTTCTAGATTAAAGTCCTGTGGTTGCTTGATCCATCCATCACCCTGACctaccagcccattctcattcagaAGTCTTGAAATAGTGTCACTTTTGCAATGCTTTTATCAtaagatcctgacaccaaaaaGTACCTTTCGCGTCCACATGATAGACGTCGTCAAGTGAGAACACGGCCTGACCGAActgttatgtgtgtttttagacaccactggatggcacctgccatagcagcatgatacacagaTGGTCTACATCAGTTGAGAAAGCAGCCAGACAGAATCTGTTGCATCCTTATAATACACCCTCAAGTTGTGTATTATAtggtcaggttgaaacactgctggtaacgacataatataagaGCAGTgaggtccctatagggcagtGAATTGATCCAAcgaaccccggactttcatgtaggagtccagtgttcacttcccgtctgaatgtgttgttttttctacactgtaacatgtgcctccttcctcatctgtgccagcatgcttttgttgcctaaacataatcacatgcAGCTTAATCCCACCATGCGGTTGTGTTGACAATCACGGTAACAGTAGTGGAATCCCAGAATGTCAATAGCAGACacaggatacctagagcgtactATTAAGACACAGAGGTCCACTGCAAaatggcaatatgtgacaatttgGGATGGGAACATGATGGATTACCCTGTCCTCTTGTTGCTATTTACACTAAGTCTCCTGACTTCCCTGTTTTGCTCTTTTCATAATTACTACGTCCACTAGAGACCGCTGCCTGACAATAAATGACGACCATTTAatgaaatgacaacatttttttgaaccTCCTAGCAGGCTACAACCACTAATAATGGCCATTTAATCCAGTGATaacaatcaaagaaaaaatcCCGAATGAGTCTTAATGACTCCATTAATCTACCTTCACGAAGTGCACAGGAGTAGCTTTGCAGTTTGACTTGAGAGTCAGCGTAGACAGATATCTCACACTCTCCATATGCCTgaaggacacaaacacacagactaaCAGTACATACTTAGTattgaaaaaatgcacatacagtataacCAAACCAATTGGTAAACATAGGTAATATAAACCAAAGACAAAACATAAATTCAGCATCAGTGTAACAACACATTCAAAAAGCTAACTGAGTCATAGTTTAGCCTTTGGTTGATGTTATATCCGTGGCGCCCCCAAAAAAGCATTTACTCTTTTGATCTTGAAGAGTGAAAGTATGCCACCATGTGGTACTTACTGGTAGATCACCAATATCTCTGACTTCGCATTGTTTCCATGGTTTCCCGCTGATGATGTGGCATTTGGTTTCCATGACATCAATGGTCAGTTTGTACAGGGAACCACCTTTctcctggacacacacacacacacacacacacacacacacacacacacacacattttaatatttcttttcatatttaaattataaattctCATCTTacttgtcttctttttttgtggctctGCAGAGGAGGATGCTGGTCCCCCCATCCCTGCAAATACTGTTGCATCTTGCAagacatgtatttgtgtttgcatgtgtgcgtgtttgtgcgtatgtgtgcatgagtgttGGCCCTCACCATTTCAAGAGTGCGAGAGAGGTCATATAGTCTGTTGAGGCTCAGGATGTATCCGTCTGTGCGGTCCTGGTTAATCTGCTCCAGGGCTTCTTCCGCCACCCTCACCGCCTCAGGGCTAGTGCAGCCTGGAGGGTCTGGCCTGGCTATTCCCTCCTGCTGCAGCAAAGCCAGACATAGGACCAGCAGGTACACACTCAtcctctaacacacacacacacacacacacacacacaaacaaacaaagattaGGCCAAGAAAACTTATTTTATCCAGTTAAATCACTAAGGCTTATCCAGGCAAATaagtaacatttaaaacaagCCCTGGTTCATAAACCTTCCTTTGCAAGACTTGTTATCCTATTTCTTCCAGACAGGGTTTGGACAGACACATGTGAGGCTGATGCTGGACTTTCACCTCTTTCCCAAATGATGAGCAAACAGCTGCTATCTGCTGCTCTGCAGGCCAATGGCTCACACTGACTGAGGGTCATAGTGCACTGGGGAACAGGGGAAAAGAGTTCAATCAAAGAATGCTTATTGAATATGATGCAcctaatttcatttctttaaccctttgaaacctggatcgacatcagtaaTTTTCCTAaatttgttttactaattttgtgctaatttttaggtcatctttgaagttgctcattgcttgctctccatggcaacaaaatttgctcaggtgtcaaagggtaaATGTGACATTATTATTGCGGAAAAATGCTGCAGCAAATCCCACAGAGCATGGTCATCAGGGGCGGAGCAGTGGGTGTCTGCTGGGGCTCTAGCCCCAAATGTCACAGAAGCCAAAAGCCTCGTTAAAGCCTCAAATCTCTGCTCTTCCCAAATGATAATGTGACTGAGTTAATTATCCTCTATTGGCCTAATGTTCAATTCAAAGATCAAATTTCCTTGGCATTGCTGGAGATGAtcgattttttatttattctgtgaACTCTCCCCCtgcatgtttaaacaaaaacaggtttCAAATTAAGTAATGCTCTTGACACCAAATACCCAGCCTACCTATGTCATGTGACTAACAATTCTTGCCTCCTTTTTAGATGACAGGAGTGAAAATTAGTCATCCTCAGCATTTGTTGCATTGTGGTTTAAAGGAGACAGTTAGAGCATGGGTTCTCAACTGTTTGGTTATGGTCTAAAAGTGGGTCATAGGTTGCAGGTCACCACAAGTGACTCGTAAACGTATCAATTTTGTACAACcctcaatatatatatatataaaattaaattatatttttttttatagggtGGATATCTCTGTgcccttttttggtttttctatGTGCAAAGTGCAGAATTTGGTTGAAGACCAGCAGTGAATTGTGCTGCATGAGCAGTTTAACCCCttcaaactgagaaaattggcttgatttctcacaaaaatgtggaaaagggCAATGGGTAActgaacaagaaatgacccccaaattaTCAAGAAAATCACTTGTAATTAGcccaaacaagaaacaaaaacaaaaagtttaataacaaaaacaggaaattacctgaaaaagtgataaaacaataattttttttctgtaacttaattttaagtaCACAATTACTATTattgtaaatcatttttcatgttttttgcacCATAGTTATTTGATAAATTTTCAATCATtctctatttcctttttaaagctaatttcaggtcattttctttcacattttcttttagccGTTTGTGAGACATGTCATGCCAGATTGCTTTTTCTCCCAATGTTTctaagagaaatcaaaccaaagtgctcacatttcaaagttttaaatgcttgttacGGGCATCTTAACACAGcatgtagatccaggtttcaaaaggttaataagAAGCTTCTTGGGACATTTTGATGCCTCAATTTAGCCAcaactgttttttcttcaaaaggTACAGCTTTTGCCTAATTATTGTGATTGCACTGCATCCTCTGTACATAATACTGTAAGTAGACGTGATCTCATCCAATCATCCgtaaattctgtattttttttggcctgGGTACAATCCCTGACTGGAAATGACACACTTTATCATCATTGTGAAGGCAATCTAAGCAGAGCTGCAGTTGTCAGTTCTGTGTAGGCTGACTTTAAGGCTACAGAACACAGATAAGAGCTGtttgctgagtgtgtaaaagCTGATGACCAATAAATGTCCAAAAGGATAATGTAAACAAAGTGGGTAAGCATAGTT
Proteins encoded in this region:
- the si:ch211-284e20.8 gene encoding fetuin-B, which gives rise to MSVYLLVLCLALLQQEGIARPDPPGCTSPEAVRVAEEALEQINQDRTDGYILSLNRLYDLSRTLEMEKGGSLYKLTIDVMETKCHIISGKPWKQCEVRDIGDLPAYGECEISVYADSQVKLQSYSCALREVPATAVVAVCPDCPTAENLNEPIVKETANLSLQRFNEESSLANYFTLENINRASSQWVVGPSYFVEFTIVETVCSKKTEESELSNCQPMDCQFAHRGFCLGTHMAHDDQFEMRLPVGKKASSFQTRKPVEVKCEIYEPQAAAVEEQVHAKADSGHTEHQPHNHTHLHPHEHMHSVTPSPDVVVSKPRGSLGTVTEQPAPVRSAPAASSCPSPHRHNLGIDGLKI